A genomic segment from Neobacillus sp. YX16 encodes:
- a CDS encoding AAA family ATPase — MNQSKKLVSKIIPLIAALLILIVGITWIIQTTNKKVEIPFSSVENTIQNQNGQSVTLTEYSDGSLHLEAGDHKYVSHVPPNSQMVEKLVEKYNIKYSFSNSSTFGKWIMAGILLALVATALVLQKTKGGFGLSNSMKSSVSQARPLPSISLEDVGGIGEEMKEEILQTLSTLKEPERAIKMGIKPPKGILLYGPPGTGKTLLAQAIARELNAAFFSASGSAFNELFVGVGASRVRSLFQTARKQGPAVIFIDEVDALAGRRKAHGGEEAEKTLTELLVQLDGGHSNDGILFIAATNRKDMLDEAFLRPGRIDFTFQVPLPDTKGRREIIDIHTKGKALSDEVLANLDALAESTSGFSGAELQSLFETASRRAVRNGQQVLTKSDLDYALDRTILGSTSRSLHDLDTKRRVAIHEAGHAIVASLTKPGSVRKATIIPRGEALGYVAPIPKELHLSTTSDLLDRVAMILAGGVAERMLLGEHSIGVSGDVQQAKKIIEQMVDTGMLQGGFTLTFNKQDKEVKMQELFEKGIEKAENLIMSHYHQYQHLVDSLLKKETLEGFEVEEIVCGNTSEKNDNVSA; from the coding sequence ATGAATCAAAGTAAAAAACTAGTTTCAAAGATTATTCCGCTCATCGCAGCGTTACTAATATTAATAGTTGGGATTACTTGGATTATCCAAACCACAAATAAAAAAGTAGAGATTCCTTTTTCTTCAGTAGAAAATACAATTCAAAACCAAAATGGCCAATCAGTTACACTAACTGAGTATTCAGATGGCAGCCTTCATCTTGAAGCCGGTGACCATAAATACGTATCACATGTCCCTCCAAATAGCCAAATGGTTGAAAAGCTAGTTGAAAAATATAATATAAAGTACTCATTTTCAAATAGCAGCACCTTTGGAAAGTGGATTATGGCAGGTATACTACTTGCCCTTGTCGCAACAGCTTTAGTACTTCAAAAAACAAAAGGTGGCTTCGGGCTTTCAAATTCAATGAAGAGCAGCGTTTCACAGGCACGCCCTCTTCCTTCCATTAGTTTGGAAGACGTTGGTGGGATTGGTGAAGAAATGAAGGAAGAAATCCTTCAAACACTTTCAACCCTTAAAGAACCTGAGAGAGCCATTAAGATGGGGATTAAACCACCAAAAGGTATTCTTTTATATGGACCTCCAGGTACAGGAAAAACATTACTCGCTCAAGCAATTGCCCGTGAACTAAATGCAGCATTCTTCTCAGCCAGCGGTTCTGCTTTTAATGAATTATTCGTTGGTGTTGGTGCGAGCAGGGTCCGATCTTTGTTCCAGACTGCAAGAAAACAAGGTCCAGCTGTCATCTTCATTGATGAAGTAGATGCCCTAGCTGGGAGACGTAAAGCCCATGGCGGTGAAGAAGCAGAAAAAACATTAACAGAACTGCTCGTTCAACTTGATGGCGGGCATTCAAATGATGGGATATTGTTTATTGCTGCCACAAACAGAAAAGATATGCTTGATGAAGCATTTTTAAGGCCAGGGAGAATAGATTTCACCTTCCAAGTCCCACTCCCTGATACAAAAGGAAGACGTGAAATTATTGATATTCATACAAAAGGAAAAGCACTAAGTGATGAAGTTTTAGCCAATTTAGATGCACTGGCTGAAAGTACCTCCGGCTTTTCTGGAGCGGAGCTGCAGTCATTATTTGAAACTGCCAGCAGACGTGCAGTACGAAATGGGCAACAAGTGTTAACAAAAAGTGATCTTGATTATGCTCTTGACCGAACCATATTAGGAAGTACTTCTCGTTCTTTACATGATCTCGATACGAAGCGTCGTGTAGCCATTCATGAAGCAGGACATGCTATTGTTGCTTCATTAACAAAGCCAGGTTCTGTAAGGAAAGCTACCATTATCCCACGAGGTGAGGCACTCGGTTATGTGGCACCAATACCAAAAGAACTTCATTTATCCACAACAAGCGACCTATTAGACAGAGTCGCAATGATACTAGCAGGCGGTGTCGCGGAAAGAATGCTTCTTGGGGAACATAGTATTGGTGTCAGTGGAGACGTGCAACAAGCAAAGAAAATTATCGAACAAATGGTAGACACCGGTATGCTTCAAGGTGGTTTCACCCTTACATTTAACAAACAGGATAAGGAAGTAAAGATGCAGGAACTGTTTGAAAAAGGGATAGAGAAAGCAGAGAATCTTATTATGAGTCATTATCATCAGTATCAGCATTTAGTTGATAGCTTATTAAAGAAAGAAACACTTGAAGGCTTCGAGGTTGAAGAAATTGTCTGTGGGAATACTTCTGAAAAAAATGATAATGTTTCTGCATAA
- a CDS encoding peptide chain release factor 3, with protein MGNKLKEEVLSRRTFAIISHPDAGKTTLTEKLLLFGGAIRDAGTVKAKKTGKFATSDWMEIEKQRGISVTSSVMQFDYNDFRVNILDTPGHQDFSEDTYRTLMAVDSAVMIIDSAKGIEEQTLKLFKVCRMRGIPIFTFINKLDRQGKAPLELLAELEEVLGIETYPMNWPIGMGKEFLGIYDRYYNRIEQFRVNEEDRFIPLNGDGEIEGDHPLKISGLYDQTLEEIMLLNEAGNDFSPEKVADGKIIPVFFGSALTTFGVQTFLETYLQFAPPPKARNSSIGEINPLAEQFSGFVFKIQANMNPAHRDRIAFVRICSGKFERGMTVNIPRLGKQIKLSQSTSFMAEERSTVDEAVSGDIIGLYDTGTYQIGDTITSGKENFQFERLPQFTPELFVRVSAKNVMKQKSFYKGIQQLVQEGAIQLYKTVKTDDYLLGAVGQLQFEVFEHRMRNEYNAEVLMERMGSKIGRWVEGDVVDENLSSSRSLLVKDRFDHYVFLFENDFALRWFQEKNPGVKLYNPMDQD; from the coding sequence ATGGGTAACAAACTTAAAGAAGAAGTACTATCACGCAGAACCTTTGCGATTATCTCCCACCCGGATGCCGGGAAAACAACACTTACAGAAAAATTATTATTGTTTGGCGGAGCTATACGCGACGCTGGAACAGTAAAAGCAAAAAAGACTGGTAAGTTTGCGACAAGTGACTGGATGGAAATTGAAAAACAACGTGGAATCTCAGTAACATCCAGCGTTATGCAATTTGACTATAATGATTTCCGTGTCAACATTTTGGATACACCAGGTCACCAGGATTTTAGTGAAGATACCTATCGTACGCTAATGGCTGTAGATAGTGCGGTAATGATTATCGACTCTGCAAAAGGGATTGAGGAGCAAACCTTAAAACTATTTAAAGTGTGCCGAATGCGTGGAATTCCTATCTTCACATTTATTAATAAGCTGGACCGACAAGGGAAAGCGCCATTAGAGCTGCTTGCTGAATTAGAAGAGGTACTAGGAATTGAGACTTATCCCATGAACTGGCCAATTGGGATGGGTAAAGAATTTCTTGGTATTTACGACCGATATTACAACCGAATTGAACAGTTTAGAGTAAATGAAGAAGATCGTTTCATTCCATTAAATGGTGATGGAGAAATAGAAGGTGATCATCCTTTAAAGATTTCGGGATTGTATGATCAAACACTGGAAGAGATTATGCTGTTAAACGAAGCTGGTAATGATTTCTCTCCTGAAAAAGTAGCTGATGGAAAGATTATCCCCGTTTTCTTTGGAAGTGCATTAACGACTTTTGGGGTCCAAACCTTTTTAGAGACATACCTGCAATTTGCTCCACCTCCTAAGGCTCGTAATTCATCTATTGGAGAAATTAATCCACTCGCTGAGCAATTTTCGGGATTTGTCTTTAAAATTCAAGCAAATATGAATCCGGCTCATCGTGACCGGATTGCGTTTGTTCGGATTTGTTCGGGTAAATTTGAACGGGGAATGACTGTAAATATTCCGCGATTAGGTAAACAAATAAAGCTTTCTCAATCAACTTCCTTTATGGCGGAAGAAAGAAGCACGGTTGATGAAGCTGTCAGCGGGGACATTATCGGCCTTTACGATACTGGTACTTACCAAATTGGAGATACGATTACCTCAGGTAAAGAGAATTTCCAATTTGAAAGACTTCCGCAATTTACTCCTGAGCTCTTTGTTAGAGTCTCTGCTAAGAATGTAATGAAACAAAAATCCTTTTATAAAGGAATCCAGCAGTTAGTTCAGGAAGGAGCTATTCAGCTTTATAAAACTGTGAAAACAGATGATTACTTGTTAGGTGCTGTTGGACAATTACAATTCGAGGTCTTTGAACATCGAATGAGAAATGAATATAATGCTGAGGTATTGATGGAACGTATGGGGTCAAAAATAGGAAGATGGGTTGAAGGAGATGTTGTTGATGAAAATCTTTCAAGCTCAAGAAGTCTCCTTGTTAAGGATCGCTTTGATCATTATGTCTTTTTATTTGAAAATGATTTTGCGCTTCGTTGGTTCCAAGAAAAAAATCCAGGTGTGAAGCTCTATAACCCTATGGATCAGGACTAA
- a CDS encoding SDR family oxidoreductase, which yields MEYGYFFTGFPGFICNQLIREVLKRNDLKGVIYVLVLQGMMDKARKERQAIMKELDLKDEAFVLIEGDITQPSLMSSIDNHEYLNGKITHVFHLAAIYDLAVPRDIAYKINVKGTNNVNNWVRGLTQLKRYVYFSTAYVVGTREGTLYESELIRPKSFKNHYEETKYEAEVLVDKLKREIPITIIRPGIVKGHSQTGETIKFDGPYFMMNFLDRLKFLPLLPKLGKGEAYVNLVPIDYIIQATTYLSFLEKGIGKTYHLTDPSPYRASEIYTFMMEELINKKPMGTLPLTVGKWFLSIKPMRRYLRVEKEALDYFTWMGHFDCTQAVNDLKESGIICPDFKDGLKPMTAFYLKQKDNPNYQIPIL from the coding sequence ATGGAATATGGGTACTTTTTTACAGGATTTCCGGGTTTTATATGCAACCAATTAATTCGGGAAGTTTTAAAAAGGAATGATTTAAAGGGTGTTATATATGTACTAGTTCTTCAAGGGATGATGGATAAAGCAAGGAAGGAACGTCAAGCTATTATGAAAGAACTAGATCTAAAGGATGAAGCATTTGTCCTTATAGAAGGTGATATTACCCAGCCATCTCTCATGAGTTCAATCGATAACCATGAATACCTAAATGGAAAGATAACACATGTATTTCATCTTGCAGCAATTTATGATTTGGCAGTACCAAGGGATATTGCCTATAAAATTAATGTGAAAGGAACAAATAATGTGAATAATTGGGTAAGAGGATTGACTCAATTAAAACGTTATGTGTATTTTAGTACTGCATATGTTGTAGGTACTCGTGAAGGAACTTTATATGAGTCAGAGCTTATTCGTCCGAAAAGTTTCAAAAATCATTATGAGGAAACAAAGTATGAGGCTGAAGTTTTAGTGGATAAACTAAAAAGGGAAATTCCCATTACCATTATTCGCCCTGGCATTGTTAAAGGTCACTCACAAACTGGAGAGACGATTAAATTTGATGGTCCCTATTTTATGATGAATTTTTTAGATCGATTAAAATTTCTTCCTCTGCTGCCGAAATTGGGCAAGGGAGAAGCATATGTAAATTTAGTACCAATAGACTATATCATTCAGGCAACTACTTATCTCAGCTTTTTGGAGAAAGGGATTGGTAAGACTTATCATTTGACGGACCCTAGTCCTTATCGTGCGTCTGAAATTTACACCTTTATGATGGAGGAATTGATTAACAAGAAACCGATGGGTACCCTCCCATTAACAGTTGGCAAATGGTTTCTTTCTATAAAGCCGATGAGAAGGTATCTCAGGGTTGAAAAAGAAGCACTAGATTATTTCACCTGGATGGGTCATTTTGATTGCACACAAGCTGTTAATGATTTAAAGGAATCAGGAATTATATGTCCTGATTTTAAAGATGGTCTAAAGCCAATGACTGCCTTTTACCTAAAACAAAAGGATAATCCAAACTATCAAATACCTATTTTATGA
- the sigI gene encoding RNA polymerase sigma factor SigI produces the protein MLGLLFLTKNKKRTLEESVLLIQQGDRLLLNEIIDSYKPFIAKNVSAVCKRYIYDTDDEFSIGLIAFNEAIEKYSPERGSSLLSFAEVIIKRRVIDYIRKQTKDQHVSIDLTYSSFEDESAGMVIVNELSLEEYKKKSDDELRRDEIIRFQALLNSFDLSFSDLVENSPKHADARENAILVARQLVGNEELKSFLIEKKRLPIKQLEKMVNVSRKTIERNRKYIIAIALILSSDYVYLNDYLKGVLEI, from the coding sequence ATGCTAGGTTTATTGTTTTTAACCAAGAATAAAAAACGAACGTTAGAGGAATCGGTTCTTTTAATTCAACAAGGGGACCGCTTACTATTAAATGAAATAATAGATTCTTATAAACCATTTATTGCGAAAAATGTTTCTGCAGTATGTAAACGATATATTTATGATACCGATGATGAATTTAGTATTGGTCTGATTGCCTTTAATGAGGCTATTGAGAAATATTCACCTGAAAGAGGAAGCTCTCTTCTTAGTTTTGCTGAAGTCATAATCAAGAGAAGAGTGATTGATTATATTCGGAAACAAACGAAAGATCAACATGTCAGTATCGACTTAACCTATTCATCATTTGAGGATGAGTCAGCGGGCATGGTAATTGTAAACGAGCTATCCCTCGAGGAGTATAAGAAAAAATCTGATGATGAATTAAGAAGAGACGAAATTATTCGATTTCAAGCATTATTAAATTCATTTGATTTAAGCTTTAGCGATTTAGTTGAGAATTCACCTAAGCATGCTGATGCTAGGGAGAATGCTATTTTGGTAGCTAGACAATTAGTTGGAAATGAGGAATTAAAGAGCTTCTTAATTGAAAAAAAGCGGCTTCCGATAAAGCAACTAGAAAAAATGGTTAATGTCAGCAGAAAGACGATAGAGCGAAACCGAAAATATATTATTGCAATTGCACTTATATTATCTAGTGATTATGTATATTTAAATGATTATTTAAAGGGGGTGCTTGAGATATGA
- a CDS encoding anti-sigma factor domain-containing protein, producing MRKGIVMEIDDPYLTLLTPDGEFLRARKMDRLYSVGEEIDFFPITAYIHSEKSNSIRNFFTLRSALMSAAVLIICLGSIIPVYQSNKAYAYMSIDASTSIEMGLNKKMEVVELKGFDTEADEIISQLDGWKKKDVSELTAIIVAELKDEGQISQSEPAVISTVKTKQLKDEVETKLQKNVVEIRQTIDEQLVDVKVYTSTEDEIEKARNSGVPVGIYHRNKSAKNKQSKEKNNNIAPIDSTAKTTLPHGQQKKQKYNSNLPDNRQSEYLTEKKNNEKKKPVVKNQENGKQVSPEVTIDRDYNGNEKRNNGQVKQRENNKVNNQEKQNWNKQNNNQEKQNWNNQNNNQEKQKTNNHSNSRKHENNGKK from the coding sequence ATGAGAAAGGGAATTGTAATGGAAATTGATGATCCCTATTTGACATTACTTACTCCAGACGGAGAGTTCTTACGTGCCCGTAAAATGGATAGACTTTATTCTGTAGGAGAAGAAATAGATTTTTTTCCAATTACTGCTTATATCCATAGTGAAAAATCAAATTCAATTAGAAACTTTTTTACCTTAAGATCCGCTTTAATGTCAGCAGCCGTACTGATAATTTGTTTGGGTTCCATTATTCCAGTGTATCAAAGTAACAAGGCTTATGCATATATGTCTATTGACGCTAGCACTAGTATTGAAATGGGACTAAATAAAAAAATGGAAGTCGTCGAGTTAAAGGGGTTTGATACAGAAGCGGATGAAATCATATCTCAGCTGGATGGTTGGAAGAAAAAAGATGTTTCGGAGTTAACCGCTATTATTGTTGCTGAGTTAAAAGACGAGGGGCAAATATCCCAATCTGAGCCTGCTGTTATTTCAACAGTAAAAACTAAACAGTTAAAAGATGAAGTGGAAACAAAATTGCAGAAAAATGTCGTTGAAATTCGACAAACTATAGACGAACAACTTGTAGATGTAAAAGTGTATACATCTACTGAAGATGAGATAGAAAAAGCACGCAACTCAGGTGTCCCAGTCGGAATATATCATAGAAACAAATCGGCTAAAAATAAACAATCTAAAGAAAAAAATAATAATATTGCTCCCATTGACTCCACAGCAAAAACAACATTGCCTCATGGTCAGCAAAAGAAACAAAAATATAACAGTAATTTACCTGACAACAGGCAAAGCGAATACCTAACTGAAAAGAAAAATAATGAAAAAAAGAAACCTGTTGTGAAAAATCAAGAGAACGGCAAACAAGTTTCACCTGAGGTAACCATAGATAGAGACTACAATGGGAATGAAAAACGAAATAATGGTCAAGTGAAACAGAGAGAGAACAACAAGGTAAATAACCAAGAAAAACAGAATTGGAATAAGCAAAATAATAACCAAGAAAAACAGAATTGGAATAACCAAAATAATAACCAAGAAAAACAGAAGACAAATAATCATAGTAATTCAAGAAAACATGAGAATAATGGAAAAAAATAA
- a CDS encoding alpha/beta-type small acid-soluble spore protein: protein MANSSNKLLVPGIEQYLDQVKYEIAQEFGVNLGSDTVSRANGSVGGEITKRLVKQAQAQMAGQQQ from the coding sequence ATGGCTAACAGCAGCAATAAATTATTAGTTCCAGGAATAGAGCAATATCTTGATCAGGTTAAATATGAAATTGCACAAGAGTTTGGTGTTAATTTAGGCTCCGATACAGTTTCCCGAGCAAATGGGTCTGTTGGCGGCGAAATTACCAAAAGGCTAGTAAAACAGGCTCAAGCACAAATGGCAGGTCAACAACAATAA
- a CDS encoding DUF3905 domain-containing protein, which yields MTNKKKQKPDNPTMNETIPHQINAPSFEGTGIKMQPPFINEHGVVIGDSLYSSPNSPLENWTENTDPEIMAGDDWVHPTNDIGWNTAENRELLESKKKPQAYPFMHPDKDVSKGSD from the coding sequence ATGACAAATAAGAAAAAGCAAAAACCAGATAATCCAACGATGAATGAAACAATCCCACATCAAATTAATGCGCCAAGTTTCGAGGGAACAGGAATTAAAATGCAGCCTCCATTCATAAATGAACATGGCGTTGTGATTGGAGACAGCTTATATTCTTCACCAAACTCTCCTTTAGAAAATTGGACTGAAAATACCGACCCTGAAATTATGGCTGGGGACGATTGGGTTCACCCAACAAATGATATTGGCTGGAATACAGCAGAAAATCGTGAATTGCTAGAGAGTAAAAAGAAACCACAAGCATATCCCTTCATGCACCCAGACAAGGATGTAAGTAAAGGCAGTGATTAA